One genomic segment of Capricornis sumatraensis isolate serow.1 chromosome 6, serow.2, whole genome shotgun sequence includes these proteins:
- the GCNT1 gene encoding beta-1,3-galactosyl-O-glycosyl-glycoprotein beta-1,6-N-acetylglucosaminyltransferase, with the protein MLRKLWRRKLFSYPTKYYFFFLAFSVVTFTVLRIHQKPEFVNFGHLELFEENPSSSVNCTKILQGDVDEIQKVKLESLTVKFKKRTRWTNDDYINMTGDCASFIKKRKYIIEPLSKEEAEFPIAYSIVVHHKIEMLDRLLRAIYMPQNFYCIHVDRKSEKSFLAAAVGIASCFSNVFVASQLESVVYASWSRVQADLNCMQDLSRINAGWKYLINLCGMDFPIKTNLEIVRKLKLLMGENNLETERMPTHKKERWKKHYEVVNGKLTNMGTDKIHPPLETPLFSGSAYFVVSREYVEYVLQNQNIQKFMEWAKDTYSPDEYLWATIQRIPEVPGSLSLSQKYDMSDMQAVARFVKWQYFEGDVSKGAPYPPCSGVHVRSVCVFGAGDLNWLLHVHHLFANKFDTDIDLFAIQCLDEHLRHKALETLKP; encoded by the coding sequence ATGCTGAGGAAGTTGTGGAGGAGGAAACTTTTTTCTTATCCCACTAAATACTACttcttctttcttgctttttcggtggTCACATTCACTGTTTTAAGAATTCATCAAAAGCCtgaatttgtaaattttggaCATTTGGAGCTGTTTGAAGAGAATCCTAGTAGCAGTGTTAATTGCACCAAAATTCTACAGGGTGATGTAGATGAAATCCAAAAGGTAAAGCTTGAGAGTCTaacagtgaaatttaaaaagcGCACTCGATGGACAAACGATGACTATATAAACATGACTGGTGATTGCGCTTCTTTCATCAAGAAGCGCAAATATATTATAGAACCACTTAGTAAAGAAGAGGCGGAATTTCCAATAGCATATTCTATAGTGGTTCATCACAAAATTGAAATGCTTGACAGGCTCCTGAGGGCCATCTATATGCCTCAGAATTTCTATTGTATTCACGTGGATAGAAAATCAGAGAAATCCTTTTTGGCTGCAGCTGTTGGCATCGCATCCTGCTTCAGTAATGTCTTTGTCGCCAGTCAGCTGGAGAGCGTGGTGTATGCGTCCTGGAGCCGGGTTCAGGCTGACCTTAACTGCATGCAGGACCTCTCCCGGATAAATGCAGGCTGGAAGTACTTGATAAACCTCTGCGGTATGGATTTTCCTATTAAAACCAACCTGGAAATTGTCAGGAAGCTCAAGCTGTTGATGGGCGAGAACAACCTAGAAACGGAGAGAATGCCAACCCATAAGAAAGAAAGGTGGAAAAAGCATTATGAAGTCGTGAATGGAAAGCTGACAAACATGGGGACTGACAAAATACATCCACCTCTTGAAACACCTCTGTTTTCAGGCAGTGCCTATTTCGTGGTCAGTAGGGAGTATGTGGAGTACGTGCTCCAAAACCAGAATATCCAAAAGTTTATGGAGTGGGCAAAAGACACATACAGTCCAGATGAGTATCTCTGGGCCACTATTCAGAGGATCCCCGAAGTCCCAGGGTCATTGTCCTTAAGCCAGAAGTATGACATGTCTGACATGCAAGCGGTTGCCAGGTTTGTTAAATGGCAGTACTTTGAAGGAGACGTTTCCAAGGGCGCCCCCTACCCGCCGTGCAGCGGCGTCCACGTGCGCTCTGTGTGCGTTTTCGGAGCTGGTGATTTGAACTGGCTGTTGCACGTGCACCACTTGTTTGCCAACAAATTCGACACGGACATCGACCTCTTTGCCATCCAGTGTTTGGATGAGCATCTGAGGCATAAAGCCCTGGAGACGTTAAAACCCTAA